From Streptomyces sp. TLI_053, a single genomic window includes:
- a CDS encoding HAD domain-containing protein, with product MAGSAQRPLLFLDVDGPLIPFGAAPDTYRSFATGPDELGDDANPLLGRIDPAHGPRLLALPCDLVWATTWMADANDCIAPRIGLPRLAVVVWPEPSAVDPQDEWHGLHWKTRTLVSRAEGRPFAWVDDEVTDTDRAWVVAHHPGPALLHRVDPRVGLTDADYAVLDSWLHRQVGGDSS from the coding sequence ATGGCCGGCTCCGCGCAGCGTCCGCTGCTGTTCCTCGACGTCGACGGACCTCTGATCCCGTTCGGCGCGGCACCCGACACGTATCGGAGCTTCGCGACGGGGCCCGACGAACTCGGTGACGACGCGAATCCGCTCCTCGGCAGGATCGATCCCGCGCACGGACCCCGCCTGTTGGCGCTCCCGTGCGACCTCGTGTGGGCCACGACATGGATGGCCGACGCGAACGACTGCATCGCTCCCCGCATCGGCCTTCCCCGCCTCGCGGTGGTCGTCTGGCCGGAGCCGTCCGCCGTCGACCCGCAGGACGAGTGGCACGGACTGCACTGGAAGACCCGCACCCTTGTCTCCCGGGCCGAGGGGCGCCCGTTCGCCTGGGTCGACGACGAGGTGACCGACACCGATCGGGCGTGGGTCGTCGCCCACCACCCGGGACCCGCCCTGCTCCATCGCGTCGACCCCCGCGTCGGTCTGACCGACGCCGACTACGCGGTCCTCGACTCGTGGCTGCACCGGCAGGTCGGCGGGGACTCCAGTTGA